The segment GATCAAATTGTAAGTTTTTgatcaaataatttttgataattatttaggtttttgtttcttttttgggatttttgtttgaatttggATGATTTTGATGTGTGTAAAAACATCAATTGTTGTGATGAAACagtaaaattcatcaaaaacttGTGTGAGTTGATTCGATCCAAGTATTTTATATTTGCTTCATCTGTTTTTCAGGTTTTAATATCTGGTAGAGAAAATCCAGATGCTGAGGTATCTCCAGCAATGGATGCTGCTATTAGAATTTTTAAGTGCGTTGCGGGGCTAAACAATGATGATCCAGGAGCAGTAGCTGCATTTGTGTCTTCAAAGTTATTGGTGGCTTCAGCACAAGCCATTCACTTGATCGGTAAAAATGGTTCCACGATCAATTCAATACAAGAAAGATCAGGTGCTGTGCTAAGAGTATTACCTGCAGGTGAGATCTTTAAGTTTTTTACTAATATGGCGTGACACAGTCATCTCGTATCTAATAATTTCTGAATTTCACAGATAATGTGGCCCTTTGTGTCACTAAAGATGATAGGATTATTGAAATACATGGAGAAGGTCCGAAGGTTCTCAATGCTTTTGATGCAGTTGTTAAACTACTGAGGAAGTTCCTGGTCCATCATAGCATGATACCgatttttgagaaaatggtaattttttgatacttttaactgaattttaattgtctatatatatatatatgtgtgtgtgtgtgtgtttttacTAACTACCTGGGCTGATAAACCACAGTATCAGCCTTCTCGTCCTGCATCTGCAGCTGTTTCTGATTACCAAGACCCTTACTTACTTGATCATGGAACTGCCGTGGACTCTAAAACCCCACGGTCTACACTACCGCGATATGGACAGGATATTGTAACAAAGGTCAGTTTATGGATACTCTATGTCTCCGTTTTCTACCAGTATCGTGGATTTTATGGCTTCATTGTGGTTTGATTTTGTTGCGGAAAATCAATATCTATACCGTGCAGAAATGTTGCCATGATTTAGAGTTTGAGCAAACATCACTCTGTATCTCAcctttttaatttcatttcctGTTGTGGTTTTGTGgggttgcttttttttttttgaacatgTGTGGCCTAGTTGTCTTGAACTAATTTAATATATCCGTTATGAGAAAAGTCCGGTAGATGACTGGCTTAGTAGAAAACAGAAACAAGGATATTGCCGAAGAATGATAAATTTACTAATAGAAAATTGTCAGGTTTCATGGATATAATGTATTATCACGATTTCATGCTTGTGACTATGAATGATAAATTTAGTAATAGAAAATTGTCTTTTGAACTTAATTGACATGAGTTACATTTCATCGTAATCATTTAACTTTTTCGTTCATTTGCGCTTTCTGTGCTGAATGTGTATTATAGTAGCACTTCGCTCTTGAACTTGAATCTGTAGAAGCTCTTTCTTTCTGCTTAACCATTTGCCTAACAATATGAACATTAGCTAAATGTTTCTATCCTTTTTCTATCTCAGATCACAAAGGTTATGCAAGTCCCGCTGGGGTATGCTGAGGAAATCATTGGTGCTGAAGGCTGTAATATAGCATATATTCGCCGCACAAGTGGGGCAACTCTTACTGTGCAAGGGAGCCGAGTACCTGAAGAAATCACTATTGAGATTAAGGGTACCTCATCAGAGGTTAAAGCAGCTGAACAACTTATTCAGGTACGGAGACCATCGCCCTGCACCTCACTTTTTTTCTTCGCCACAAGTAATTTATAGtttcataaaagtcaatatATAGAAGGAGATCATGGCCCTTAATTAGCTGGTATTGTTAGTCACTTATGTCTCtgtactctaccagattatatTCTTCCCTCTGGGTCCTTTTCCCTTGTATTACAAAATATGTTAAAATCTCGTTACACGTTTCATAAAAAGCATGATTCAGCTAGCTTATGCTTGTTTATTCACTTGTATTTGTGCAGGAGTTCATTGATAACCACCAAGAGCCAGCCCCAAGAATGTATGGGACGGGTGAACCTGAGTTTGGTTCTTTTTCGCGTTATGGTGACCCCTATTCTTCATCATCTTCGTTTCCACCTCAGAGTTTTGAGGGGTATGGATCGTCTTTTCCACCTCAGAGTTTCGAGGGG is part of the Solanum pennellii chromosome 8, SPENNV200 genome and harbors:
- the LOC107027809 gene encoding RNA-binding KH domain-containing protein PEPPER-like; protein product: MVYSTVTSSLFAPAICASSSVPPPPPESLAVKSGSVATGESVQKWPGWPGDNVFKLVVPIAKVGGIIGRRGEVVKRMCKETGASIRVLEGPVGNADQIVLISGRENPDAEVSPAMDAAIRIFKCVAGLNNDDPGAVAAFVSSKLLVASAQAIHLIGKNGSTINSIQERSGAVLRVLPADNVALCVTKDDRIIEIHGEGPKVLNAFDAVVKLLRKFLVHHSMIPIFEKMYQPSRPASAAVSDYQDPYLLDHGTAVDSKTPRSTLPRYGQDIVTKITKVMQVPLGYAEEIIGAEGCNIAYIRRTSGATLTVQGSRVPEEITIEIKGTSSEVKAAEQLIQEFIDNHQEPAPRMYGTGEPEFGSFSRYGDPYSSSSSFPPQSFEGYGSSFPPQSFEGYGSSSLGGGYNSYRY